In Carassius carassius chromosome 14, fCarCar2.1, whole genome shotgun sequence, the genomic stretch ATAAATAAACACTTCTGATTCGATACAACCTTGGTGATATACAGTGGCAAATATTTAACTTTAGAAGGTCTATTGAACTTTAATTCAGCTTTTTTTCCTTTACAACTTACAgtcataatataaaattaaattaggaTTCTATACAACATTATCAAGAAAGCACCTCAAATTCATGCCAGTGGTTGGTGAATCATTGTTGAAACAACACTGCTGAGAGATgcctttattaaaaattattatgacatagctttctaaaatattttttcaagcaatatttaaagatgaaatactatttcataatattatagatgtcacgatcattagatggagtgcccatgagcttcagtagagggaactctagtcaggaccattccacccattcaccaccagttgtcacttggacactagcacctctcaaactgttgcaccacacccgaactacattacccatgagtcactgcatcacaatcaccctgccacacctgcacctcattcatcagccaatttccttgccacacctgcacctcatttacacacacacataaaagcagcacactcactctcactcacggcaaagtcttgtttagccagtctgacatttccgagcattttctctgtgtttattattcctgtgttttgacctttggactgtttattccgactctgattctccgctgcctgtcccgatccctgcttgtttctgattacgattctggttatccctgacacacctgacgccattcctgatctctgcctgtatgaccattctgtttaataaatgctgcatatggatccgaacgcctccgactccttgttacaataGATGTGTAACCAGTGAACAGTTACTTTTAGGGCtcttaaaagtgttttattttagttctttTACATCAGCTCAGGATTGTTTGGTACTGAAGGGCTTGTGATTGTGCAGATTTTTGTGGTACCACTAATGTCCAATGTTGGTGTTTTAATGGTACCAAAGTACagtatgaagaaaaaaacatttcttatgataTGATGACACCTTAGAAGTGAACATTTTTGGATTGCCCAGGGGTGTTTCTTCAAGCAACTCAAATCGTTCTGTCTCTTTTCAGCCTCGTTTGAAGTGACTGTCCCTAATAAACATCTGCTGGCAATTCAAGGTCATCCAGCTGTACTGGGCTGTGAGTTCACACCTGATCCTGACCTGTCCAGTCTGGTTGTTACCTGGCAACGACAGGAAGACTCACAAGTTGTTCATAGTTACTATTATCAACAGGACCAACTGGACCGACAGAGTCCAGAATACCACACTCGGACCTCATTGTATGTTTCAGAGCTTCATAAAGGAAATGCCTCTCTAAGGATTGCAGCAGTTAGACCAAAAGATGCAGGCCATTACATGTGCATAGTGAGCAACACAAAGGGAACAGGAAAAGACCTGATGGAAGTGACCTATGAAGGTATGCATAAGATTATCACTGGAGACGATATGTTGTAGCCTAAAATGTTCCCAGCTTCATTTTCAGTCaccaaatataatatataaaataaataggcctatgtcTGGTATTTTTATTGATCATACCTGATCAGTTTACAGAAATTGCAGCGAAAAGTCTCTTTTTTGTTATCATATTTCAAAAGTAATCCCAGTGATTAATTTAGGATTTGGAACAGAGAACCAGCTCCAtttctaaaagtaaataaataaataaaaataattgaaagaATGCTGTTAACCAAACAATTTGTGATAGCCATTGACTGTCACTCACAAAATCTGCTGAATAACCATACTGATCGGTGCAAATGCCAGctggttaaatatatatttagataaaaaaagCAGAAGTAATTTGAACATCTGTAAGATAACCAAGATAACTATGTGCAGGCTTCACTTGTCTGATTCAAAGAGCATGTAAAAAGTCTTTCAGTTATGTCTGCATTCGGCAACAGCCTCCTTGTCCTCGGTCCTATATCCGTTGTAAAGGtctttcatttattaaggggACGCTGTTGTCCTaattgtaaaagaaaaataagagaCGCCTGGGGGGGACACCCCTATAGGGGCCACGATGACCACAGGTCCAGTggtggtaaatcacaacttaaaacatgttttcataaaaaaataccaCACGGTTAAACACAACCTCAGCTACAACTTATAGCTGAGGTTGTGTTTAACTGTGTGGTACACATGCGTTAACTCCGCTGCTGTTACCTAGAGACGAGTAGGATGAGAAATTGCAaatgaactttagtaattgtataaggtggcatgaacacagattttggataataaataaacaaaataaataaccgatctacaaacatttctaaattcatgtaaaacacacaattttagtctattattaattctacagtagcctattgaagaatgcaatcattttaattagttatttatttgcttcacataggcactatatttttattaataaataaatttctcttatctcttattaaaataatgcttattaataaatattaataaatactttaacaaatgtattacttattgttagctcatgttagttaatacattaactaatgtttaataaatgaaccttattgtaaagtgttaccaacaaatGATACTATAACATgattcattaacattttttacattatttcttaACAAATAGGCAGCCTATGAAATCTAATCTGTAATCAATCAGAAAATTATTAAGGTGATTAAAAAACGGTCATTACACTATCTGCCTCAGGAGATGATTGAGTTATGAAGAACTGTGAGATGGTGTTTTGATTTCTGTGAACTCTAGCATTGGGGGAATGTTGTTCTCCAGAGACATGCTGTCGCACATCTGACAAGCCACCGTGCGCAACAGAGAATACTCACCGACAAATTGTGCAATTGGCTTGTTACTCATTTCCGCTGACACTTTCCAGCCAAGGATTTGATTCCTCCCTATGTGAGTGAATTTAATGCcgtatatatacgcaaaaaaataaagttttgcaaaagaaaataaagttttgcaaacgaaaattaaagattgaggaaaataaatttgctttttgcaaacaaaaataaagaattgcaaaacataaatgaaacaccacgaaagcaatgattttgcaatacatattttccatggtcatatctattaatttatctgcAAAGCTGCTTTTATGTAAACAAAGAACGCTTCTGTGTGCTGGCGTCCTCccacaagttaagatattttaaacaaacaattgCAGTTacccaaatgaaacaatacacattttaaaatgctataaaagtgtgcacatcaagagaaataaacagcagatgttcatggtaacaacttctttaacttgagcaaacgctgctaatacacagacatttgttaataaagtaaataaaatgaaaacatgaatgttttaatgctattgaataaaaagaaacgatccactcgaaagtctctgctcatcatgacagggCCTGaatccaggggggcagggtttcatattttattgaagcagccctgggcgccgccattggctagcggacccccacctgctgttagcattccattgactcccattcattttggtgtcactttgacagcgaataactttacatctgaggtgtttaaagactcaatttgtccattaattatttctaaagaaacacgaaaatgtataaaaggctccattaccttatAACTTACGTcatggccccgtagaagcagtttttgtaaaaaaataggctaacgattgcgtcataacctgtgactctctgtcgcacagtagagaaattaccgtatggacaggaggagaagctcgcagacaatcttttactgtctatgaggctatcggggggaaaACTTTATTTTcctttgcaaaactttattttccttTGCAAAACGTAAattttttgcgtatatatacggcgttaaattgactccataCCTTCCACTCTCGTCGGTACTTTTGCATCCGCTTTTGTTTCAGCGCTGGACGCGAGGGGGTATCTGGAGCAGCCTCCGCCATGCCTCTGTCTGCAAAGAGACCCGCCCTCCTCTGATTCTGATTTGGCtgtgaacctgaaacaaaccaattaATCCAACGATGGCAGCGAGTAATTACTCAAGCAGGGGCAGAATAGGACGAGTCTTCACAGAATGCCGGTGGGATGATTTGCATTGGAAGCTGCATTGAAGACAACTCCGAAAATACGGGACAAACCCCGAACGGGACGCtctattttattctcaaatacgggacgattccGTATTTTTAAGTTACTGGTGGCAACCCTAGATGGATTTGCTACAAAAGTAACCATCACATgcagagaaaaacaaacaaattaaaacattaatagaCTACTATATAAATGAATACTACATTAATTCttcaaaaatgatatctcgattgATGTGTGTGTATAGCCTAGTCTTGAACAAAAGTGTCTACTATAAATGAATGCATGTTAATCATGGTAAATGTGCAAGTTTGCTTTACTGTGTTTTGGAGATGTATTTAATCTATGAATTGGAATCTGAAGTCTCTAATTTGGCTTATAATTGTAAGTTAAGTCTCTTCATCATTcgcataaaaatgcatttaaacttaATTATGCTTAAGACTTAAGCTCAAGACTAAATTCCTGTTAATACTGCTGTTTTAACCTTGCCCTTGTAAATAGTGACTGTCTGACAACTCTAAAGCATTCAAACTCTTCAAAAGATCTAGGTGGAGCGAGGTGGATCTTGTTGGTGTGGCTTGGCTTAACTTGAAAGGAATTGAAGCGGGACTCAGAAGACACGAGTAGCCTACAGTTCTTGTGTTCACTTGCGGAGCACACAGATACTGTACGTGTAACGTCACTTTAGCTTCTGACCATGGCTTTATTACAGATCACGTAAATCTTAAAGAATAAGATTAGAGAAGATTATGAAAAGGCTACGTTTTATTTCTAACTGGCATGTGATCAACCCTGCACTGAACTGCTTCGTTATTTAAACCATGTGTCTGAACTCCAAGCGACAATGCTTTGGCTCCTTTTGTGCGTCGTGGATGTTCTTGTGGGTAAGACTTACATTTAATGAAAAGAAATCGGAAGGCATTATAATATACAACTGTTTCAGTGTGTCGTACTTATAGGCAATGCATACCTTGGAAATCAAGGCTATACTCAaacttttttattcaaatttgtaGTTAAAGATTTAATGTCTGGGTCTGGCATAATGATGAAGGGATGGTAAAAGTTTCTTTAACtaagggaattttttttaaatgttagtcTTAGATAAaagtgaactgaactgaattttaaaatgtttcattgatTAAATTATGTCTTTCCTCTCCTGGGTCTGATGGAGTAAAATATTTTGGCAGAGCTAAATTGGAAATAAAACAGATGAACGTGGTTGATCctttttttaatctatatatcTAATGGGTTTGACTTACTCATATGTTCAGTCCCTGCCCTAAAAATTACAGGGTAGATAAAGAATCTAAAGAAAGACTGCACTATATCTCAAATATTGACTGaatttctctctctatatatatatgtatactgtgTTTTATTAAATGGGTTCCATCCCTTGATTAATGTCCTACTGCGACCAGTTATCTTTAGGACTCTTGCAAGCTTCAGAttaaccttttttctttttcttttttttcacatcacAGCTCAGGATATTTAGCAGAGAAAACCTTGAGACTGTGAACATTTATGCTGTACCATTGCTGTCCAatgtttatgttttaataatacatcaaattatggaggaaaatatattttcttatgatCCCTTAAAAATGTGTCCAGGGGTGTTTCTTCAAGCAACTCTAAATTGTTCTCACTGTCTCTTTCCAGCCTCGTTTGAGGTGACTATCCCTAATAAACATCTGGTAGCAATCCGAGGTCGTCCAGCTGTACTGGGCTGTGAGTTCACACCTGATCCTGACCTCTCCAACTTGGTTGTTACCTGGCAAAGACAGGAAGATGCACAGGTTGTCCACAGTTACTATTATCAACAGGACCAATTGGACCGACAGAGTCCAGAATACCACACTCGGACCTCATTGTATGTTTCAGAGCTTCATAAAGGAAATGCCTCTCTAAGGATTGCAGCAGTTAGACCGAAAGATGCAGGTTGGTACCTGTGCACAGTGAGCAACACAAAGGGAACAGGAAGAGCCTTAATGCAAGTGACCTATGGAGGTAAGCATATGATGAACACTGGAGAGAATATGTTGTACAATCTTTCCACTTTCCAGGAGCTCCCTGCTTCATTTTCAGTCACAAAAAATAAACGTGTGAAACATTCAGTAGCTAGTTCAAGTCAGTACTTTTTGTTGAATCAGAAACACACAGTGCATTTTGACACAGATAAAGGTAATAGTAAACAAAAAGTCATTCATCTTCCTTTTTCATTTTATctgtaagtttatttttatttgaggatTAAGTATTCTGACAAATTcgcaaaatgtatgttttttctgTCTATGTATCATATTTCAGCTTTCTCACGGTCATGAAAAACCTTTTCATTTCAaagacattttacattttgatttccTGTGAACATAAAGTGTTCTAGTTATGCTTAACTGTAAAAAACATCAATCATTTAGACTTTAGGCCTACTTTATTGATCATTTGAAATGCCCATTacatagatatatttttaattttctacaTTTTAACACAGCACATCTAATTATGTTTGTCTTTCTCAGCTCTTTACTCTGAGCCCAGGTTAAGCATCCATGTAAACTCATCTACTTTGAAAGTGCAGTTTGAGACAGAAGGTTTTCCCAAACCTGAGGTGATCTGGCTGGGGGAACATGACCAGAACCTCAGCTATAACCTGGAGATCCACGGCCAGACAGAAGATGGACTTTATTTCATAAAGAGCATCTGTGAGGCCCAGAAGCCAGTGATTAATATCTCATTTACACTAAAGAACCCCCTCCTGAACCAGAACCTGCAGAGACCAGTGGTTCTCAGCTATGGTAAATACCTTTATTTACTGTGTGCAAACAGTGTGTGAGAAACTGGCAGTTAGAGGCATGTCATTCAATACTATATGCATTTAAGGCATGTATGACTTGTTGCAAGTGATTTGTtgccataattaaaaaaaaaaaagtaacaaagaaATCCTTTGTCTGCTTTAGGCGAGATTTTAGACCTGTCCAACTGCAAATCATTCTTGAAAGATAAGACAATGATTCAGTTGATAGATTTTTTCCTGTTATGAAACGCTGATGTGAGTAACACAGGTGGAAGCACATATTTGTACACTCcaaaaggcaaattatattcatctaaatatttaagtatttaatgAGGCATGGGTGTTGGTAACACACGTTTAGGGTGTTATTTCATGGTGCAGTTTCATCTTCCCTACAGCACACTGAAACTGAGACTGTTCATTATATTGTTGGTTAGTTTTGCCACACCTTTTTTAAAACCAGAATGTAATTACTAGCAACTGTTGACTGTAATTTTAGATGGTTTTATCTGAATTATAGTGAAGACACTGTCATACATTTATACACAACAAAGGATGTTGGATCATTGATGTTAATAGTTAAGCTTTGTTTAATGAATAGTTAATAATTAACCTCTCcgtttattcaaaaatatatttgccTGCATTATTATGACTATTGTTTCTCTTagagataaacataaaatatatctaatatatagtATACAGCGTTTGACAGCTCAAGAGATTTCTGTAATAATAAGTTTGAATGATTTTGTGCAAGCGCTGTAGCTTTTTTACATGCTGTGATTATAATACTGGATTTAGATATGTATCTGTATTTAACTATTGATTTGACACACATTAAACCAAATAATCTTTTTCTGTTTCAGATGAGGACACCACAGACCATATGATCATTGTACTTGCTGTCCTCTCAGTGGTTTGCATTCTTCTGGTTATTGGCATCATATGGTTAGCAGTGCAGAAGCAGAACAAGCAGAGATCTTCCCTGTGATGATCTGATGAACCATGAGAATTAATGAATGGTGATGTAGCTGTTCCCAAAAGATctgcatgcatgcatgttttgACTTTTTGTGCTAAACATTACTGGCATTCATAAAATGCAAATAGAGCATATGTTCATCAAACTGTTCTTGCGTTAACTGAAAATAATTGcaaaatgtacttattttatgcattaatggatttgaaaaataatttacacATCAAGAATGTCAGAGACCGTTAAAGTGGGAGTCATATGGGTGTGTGCAAAAAGTCATTTCTACATTTTTTGCAGCTTATTTATTAACTGACAGTTGCGCAGTTTTataacattgttttaaaaaatataataatattttatatggaatttattttaaatataaagtgaatgtgacatgacatacagccaagtatggtgacccttactcggaattcgtgctctgcatttaacccatccaaagtgcacacacacagagcagtgaacacacacacaccgtgaacacacacccagagcagtgggcactgGGCAGcctttatgctgcagcacccggggagcagtttgaggttcggtgccttgctcaagggcacctcagtcgtggtattgagggtggagagagcactgtacatgcactcccccgatctacaattcctgccagcccaagacttgaactcacaacccttggattgcgagtccgactctctaaccattaggccacgactatcTAACAATACCACTATGGTTGTTTATCCTCACACTTTTAATTGTCagtgaaatatttcatattttaaatattgcaaaACATAATCCTGTACTTTACAAGGTAAAATTACTTCTTGTACATACCTTGACAAAAGTAATACACTGAACATCTGCGTATGTTTAAGTTTGTAATAAATATCTTAAGCAGTGATAGAACTATGGAGACA encodes the following:
- the LOC132156909 gene encoding V-set domain-containing T-cell activation inhibitor 1-like isoform X2 — encoded protein: MLWLILCVVDVLVELHKGNASLRIAAVRPKDAGHYMCIVSNTKGTGKDLMEVTYEASFEVTIPNKHLVAIRGRPAVLGCEFTPDPDLSNLVVTWQRQEDAQVVHSYYYQQDQLDRQSPEYHTRTSLYVSELHKGNASLRIAAVRPKDAGWYLCTVSNTKGTGRALMQVTYGALYSEPRLSIHVNSSTLKVQFETEGFPKPEVIWLGEHDQNLSYNLEIHGQTEDGLYFIKSICEAQKPVINISFTLKNPLLNQNLQRPVVLSYDEDTTDHMIIVLAVLSVVCILLVIGIIWLAVQKQNKQRSSL
- the LOC132156909 gene encoding butyrophilin subfamily 1 member A1-like isoform X1, with translation MLWLILCVVDVLVASFEVTVPNKHLLAIQGHPAVLGCEFTPDPDLSSLVVTWQRQEDSQVVHSYYYQQDQLDRQSPEYHTRTSLYVSELHKGNASLRIAAVRPKDAGHYMCIVSNTKGTGKDLMEVTYEASFEVTIPNKHLVAIRGRPAVLGCEFTPDPDLSNLVVTWQRQEDAQVVHSYYYQQDQLDRQSPEYHTRTSLYVSELHKGNASLRIAAVRPKDAGWYLCTVSNTKGTGRALMQVTYGALYSEPRLSIHVNSSTLKVQFETEGFPKPEVIWLGEHDQNLSYNLEIHGQTEDGLYFIKSICEAQKPVINISFTLKNPLLNQNLQRPVVLSYDEDTTDHMIIVLAVLSVVCILLVIGIIWLAVQKQNKQRSSL
- the LOC132156909 gene encoding V-set domain-containing T-cell activation inhibitor 1-like isoform X3 codes for the protein MLWLILCVVDVLVASFEVTVPNKHLLAIQGHPAVLGCEFTPDPDLSSLVVTWQRQEDSQVVHSYYYQQDQLDRQSPEYHTRTSLYVSELHKGNASLRIAAVRPKDAGHYMCIVSNTKGTGKDLMEVTYEELHKGNASLRIAAVRPKDAGWYLCTVSNTKGTGRALMQVTYGALYSEPRLSIHVNSSTLKVQFETEGFPKPEVIWLGEHDQNLSYNLEIHGQTEDGLYFIKSICEAQKPVINISFTLKNPLLNQNLQRPVVLSYDEDTTDHMIIVLAVLSVVCILLVIGIIWLAVQKQNKQRSSL